Proteins from one Prevotella sp. E2-28 genomic window:
- the gdhA gene encoding NADP-specific glutamate dehydrogenase: protein MEVEKIMQNLERKHPGELEYLQAVREVLESIKDVYNQHPEFEKAKIVERIVEPERITTFRVPWVDDKGEVQVNIGYRVQFNSAIGPYKGGLRFHASVNLSILKFLGFEQTFKNALTTLPMGGGKGGSDFSPRGKSEAEIMRFCQAFMCELYKVIGPDCDVPAGDIGVGGREIGYLFGMYKKLTSQFHGATLTGKGIEWGGSILRPEATGYGALYFVHHMLETHGLDIKGKTVALSGFGNVAWGAAKKATELGAKVITISGPDGYILDEAGLDAEKIDYLLELRASGNDICAPYAEEFPEAKFFEGKKPWEAKADIYLPCATQNELNGEDADKILAQKPLCVAEVSNMGCTAEAVNKFIAAGQLFAPGKAVNAGGVATSGLEMTQNSMRISWTGEEVDQKLHQIMQGIHEQCVKYGKEPSGYVNYVKGANVAGFMKVAKAMLAQGIV from the coding sequence ATGGAAGTTGAAAAAATTATGCAAAACCTGGAGCGTAAGCACCCAGGTGAATTAGAGTACTTACAAGCTGTCAGGGAAGTGCTGGAATCAATTAAGGATGTGTATAACCAGCATCCGGAATTTGAAAAGGCAAAGATTGTGGAACGTATCGTAGAGCCAGAACGAATAACTACATTCCGCGTACCCTGGGTTGACGACAAGGGCGAAGTGCAGGTGAACATCGGTTACCGCGTACAGTTCAATAGCGCTATCGGCCCGTATAAAGGCGGTCTGCGATTCCATGCATCAGTAAACCTGAGCATCCTGAAGTTCCTGGGCTTCGAGCAGACTTTCAAGAATGCCTTGACCACACTGCCTATGGGTGGTGGTAAAGGTGGTAGTGACTTCTCACCACGTGGCAAGAGCGAGGCCGAGATTATGCGCTTCTGTCAGGCCTTCATGTGCGAGCTCTACAAGGTGATTGGTCCTGATTGCGACGTACCTGCCGGCGACATCGGCGTAGGTGGCCGAGAGATTGGCTATCTGTTTGGTATGTATAAGAAACTGACGAGTCAGTTCCACGGTGCCACCCTCACAGGTAAGGGCATCGAGTGGGGCGGCTCTATCCTACGTCCTGAGGCAACGGGATATGGTGCACTCTATTTCGTACACCACATGTTGGAGACTCACGGACTGGATATCAAGGGCAAGACTGTTGCACTCTCGGGCTTCGGCAACGTGGCTTGGGGTGCTGCCAAGAAAGCTACGGAACTTGGCGCAAAGGTCATCACCATCAGTGGTCCCGATGGTTACATCCTTGACGAGGCCGGACTGGATGCTGAGAAGATTGACTACTTGCTGGAGTTGCGTGCCAGTGGCAATGATATCTGCGCACCTTACGCAGAGGAATTCCCTGAGGCTAAGTTCTTCGAGGGCAAGAAACCTTGGGAGGCAAAGGCTGATATCTACCTGCCTTGTGCTACCCAGAACGAGTTGAACGGCGAGGATGCCGACAAGATTTTAGCACAGAAGCCACTCTGCGTAGCCGAGGTATCTAACATGGGCTGCACGGCCGAGGCTGTGAATAAGTTTATTGCCGCAGGACAGCTGTTTGCTCCGGGTAAGGCAGTCAACGCTGGTGGTGTGGCCACCTCTGGCCTTGAGATGACGCAAAACTCTATGCGTATATCTTGGACTGGCGAGGAGGTTGATCAGAAACTGCACCAAATCATGCAGGGCATCCACGAGCAATGCGTGAAATACGGCAAGGAGCCTTCTGGCTATGTAAACTATGTAAAAGGTGCCAATGTGGCTGGCTTCATGAAAGTAGCCAAGGCTATGCTGGCACAAGGAATCGTATGA
- a CDS encoding TerC family protein, producing the protein MDILPFWAWILFYVLVFIMLIADLKMFGKKGEHEVSIKEALKMTGVWIGVSLIFCAGVYFLYPVDAHEKAMEFLAGYLIEKSLSMDNLFVFLMLFSFFGVDRKYQHEVLFWGIFGALVLRSIFIFAGAAMVEQFEWILGLFGLFLLYTGGKMFGHNDEQQSDPSQNIIVRLFKKFFPVTDQMHGEKFFIKEGTKRLATPLFITLLVIETTDVAFAVDSIPAVFSVSRDPFIVLTSNIFAILGLRALYFALAAVAKYFTYLKYGLGIILIFVGVKMLLAMNEYINAGAAWLGYDLHMPHIEVPTTWSLVFIFSTLLLSMGLSYVVTKSKK; encoded by the coding sequence ATGGATATCCTTCCCTTCTGGGCGTGGATCCTGTTCTACGTCTTAGTATTTATCATGCTAATTGCCGATCTGAAAATGTTCGGCAAGAAAGGTGAGCATGAGGTGAGCATCAAGGAAGCTCTGAAGATGACGGGCGTCTGGATAGGCGTGTCGCTCATCTTCTGTGCAGGCGTCTATTTCCTTTACCCTGTTGATGCCCATGAGAAAGCCATGGAATTCCTAGCAGGTTACTTGATTGAGAAGTCACTCTCTATGGACAACCTCTTTGTATTCCTGATGCTCTTTTCGTTCTTCGGTGTTGACAGGAAATACCAGCATGAAGTGCTCTTCTGGGGTATCTTCGGCGCCTTGGTGCTCCGCAGCATCTTTATCTTTGCCGGCGCAGCGATGGTAGAACAGTTCGAGTGGATATTGGGACTCTTTGGCCTGTTCCTGCTCTATACAGGCGGAAAGATGTTTGGCCATAATGACGAGCAACAAAGTGACCCATCACAAAACATCATCGTCAGGCTGTTTAAGAAGTTCTTCCCTGTCACCGACCAGATGCACGGCGAGAAGTTCTTTATCAAGGAGGGTACCAAACGACTGGCAACACCATTGTTTATCACCCTGCTGGTCATCGAGACCACCGACGTGGCCTTTGCCGTAGATTCCATCCCCGCCGTCTTCTCCGTGAGCCGCGATCCATTCATCGTGCTCACCTCGAATATCTTTGCTATCCTGGGCTTACGTGCGCTCTATTTTGCACTGGCTGCTGTGGCAAAGTATTTTACTTATCTGAAATACGGGCTGGGCATCATCCTCATCTTTGTAGGTGTGAAGATGCTTCTGGCCATGAATGAATATATCAACGCTGGAGCCGCATGGCTGGGTTACGACCTGCACATGCCCCATATTGAAGTACCAACCACCTGGTCACTGGTCTTCATTTTCAGCACACTACTACTATCGATGGGATTATCGTATGTAGTCACTAAGAGTAAAAAATAA
- a CDS encoding low specificity L-threonine aldolase, translating to MLSFECDYDNGAHPLVLEALVKHNNARPTPYGFDDFSEHAKRRIRQACGLPDAQIFFLTGGTQTNATTIDSMLYQYEGVICVGTGHINVHEAGAVEFTEHKIITLPDSQGKMEARVLKKYLDDFMADGNRNHAVHPGLVYITFPTELGTLYTARELNDIYQVCRNFDIPLYIDGARLGYGLMAEGCDITLPYLARHCDVFYIGGTKIGALCGEAVVFTHGNAHKHFFSIQKQHGAVIAKGALIGLQFEALFTDNLYFKLARHAIEKAMQMKQLFQEHGYDFYIDSPTNQQFVIIPNENVQRLEKHVQFTHWGPYDNRHTICRFVTSWATTEDDINTLAGLL from the coding sequence ATGTTATCCTTTGAATGCGACTATGACAACGGGGCCCATCCTTTAGTGCTGGAAGCCCTTGTAAAACACAACAATGCTCGTCCTACGCCTTATGGCTTCGACGATTTTTCGGAACATGCAAAACGCCGTATCCGTCAGGCTTGCGGACTGCCCGATGCCCAGATTTTCTTCCTTACAGGAGGCACGCAGACCAATGCCACCACCATTGACTCCATGCTCTATCAGTATGAAGGTGTTATCTGCGTAGGTACTGGTCATATCAACGTACATGAAGCTGGTGCTGTAGAGTTCACGGAACACAAAATCATCACGCTTCCTGATTCACAAGGCAAGATGGAAGCTCGTGTGCTGAAAAAGTATCTTGATGACTTCATGGCCGACGGTAACCGAAATCACGCCGTACACCCAGGACTTGTGTATATCACCTTCCCCACAGAATTAGGTACGCTCTATACTGCTCGTGAACTTAACGACATCTATCAGGTATGCCGCAATTTCGATATACCTCTTTATATTGACGGTGCCCGACTGGGATATGGCCTGATGGCTGAGGGCTGCGACATCACTCTCCCCTATCTGGCTCGCCACTGTGATGTATTCTATATTGGCGGTACCAAGATTGGCGCCCTCTGTGGTGAAGCGGTAGTATTTACACATGGTAATGCCCATAAGCATTTCTTCTCTATTCAGAAACAGCACGGCGCTGTTATTGCCAAGGGAGCGTTGATAGGCCTTCAGTTCGAGGCATTATTCACTGACAATCTCTACTTCAAGTTGGCTCGTCATGCCATAGAAAAAGCCATGCAGATGAAACAACTGTTCCAAGAGCATGGCTATGATTTCTATATCGACTCGCCCACCAACCAGCAGTTTGTCATCATTCCCAATGAGAACGTACAAAGGTTGGAGAAGCACGTGCAGTTCACCCACTGGGGGCCTTACGACAATCGTCATACCATCTGCCGTTTCGTCACCAGTTGGGCTACCACAGAAGATGATATCAACACACTGGCTGGCTTATTGTAG
- a CDS encoding PEP/pyruvate-binding domain-containing protein, whose amino-acid sequence MANVPHEFNTFYLKDVSFVNLMTRRIFNVLIVANPYDAFMLEDDGRVDEKIFDEYTELGMRYPPTFTQVSTTEEARSVLDETNIDLVICMPGNADNDAFTVAREVKQIKPSVPCVVLTPFSHGITKRMQNEDMTIFDYVFCWLGNTNLILSIIKLIEDKMNIEHDIEEAGVQMILLVEDNIRFYSSVLPNLYNYILQQSKNFSTEALNPHAAAQRKRGRPKVVLATNYEEAMQIYEKYKENTLGVISDTRFPLQTPIDRLSHVEEGDPEAGLKLLREIRKIDEYVPLILESSEAENRDKAWAEGFDFLDKNSKKFNVDLRKLIEEHLGFGDFVFRDPNTHEEVARVSSLKELQDNIFKIPHDSLMHHIRRNHMSRWLCARAIFPVSQFLKQVTWHKLQDVDAHRQIIFDAIVQYRRMKNIGVVAVFDRLKFDRYAHFARIGEGSLGGKGRGLAFLDNIIKRHQELNQYSNATVQIPKTVVLCTDFFDRFMDDNNLWSIALSDAPDEVILQHFLKAQLPDDLIEDFFIFFDAIKTPIAVRSSSLLEDSHYQPFAGIYSTYMIPWLDDKYEMLSMLACAIKSVYASVYYRDSKAYMTATQNVIDQEKMAVILQEVVGNRYGDLYYPSFSGVLRSLNYYPIGDETAEEGIASLALGLGKYIVDGGQTLRVSPYHPNQVLQTSEMETALRDTQTRFYALDMSHVGNDFKVDDGFNIKSLRIKQADADGSLNYLASTFDPMDQVIRDGIYEGGRKIISFCGVLQQGVFPLPELLQMSQKLGSEEMRRPVEIEFACNLSKGEGQVVKGDFYLLQIRPIVDSKQVLDEDLQQIPDEQCLLRSNNSLGHGISEDVYDVVYVKTDDNFTASNNPMIAREIETINQKFLNEDKNYVLIGPGRWGSSDYWLGIPVKWPHISAARVIVEAGLKNYHVDPSQGTHFFQNLTSFGVGYFTINTYTGDGLMQKEILDSMPAIEETEFVRHVRFERPLKVMMDGKKQTGVVLLPSES is encoded by the coding sequence ATGGCAAATGTACCACATGAGTTTAATACTTTCTATTTGAAAGATGTATCGTTCGTGAACCTGATGACGCGTCGAATTTTCAACGTGCTCATCGTGGCTAACCCCTATGATGCCTTCATGCTGGAGGATGACGGGCGCGTGGACGAGAAGATTTTTGACGAGTATACTGAACTGGGCATGCGTTATCCGCCTACCTTCACGCAGGTGAGTACCACAGAGGAGGCGCGCAGCGTATTGGACGAAACGAATATCGACTTGGTGATTTGTATGCCTGGTAATGCCGATAACGATGCGTTTACCGTAGCTCGCGAGGTGAAGCAAATAAAGCCGTCGGTGCCCTGCGTGGTGCTGACACCTTTTAGTCATGGTATCACTAAGCGTATGCAGAACGAGGATATGACCATCTTCGACTATGTGTTCTGCTGGTTGGGCAATACGAACCTAATCCTCTCAATCATTAAGTTGATTGAGGACAAGATGAATATTGAGCACGACATTGAGGAGGCGGGCGTGCAGATGATACTACTTGTAGAGGATAATATCCGCTTCTACTCGTCAGTACTGCCAAACCTTTACAACTATATCCTGCAGCAATCGAAAAACTTCTCTACCGAAGCACTGAACCCCCACGCAGCTGCTCAGCGTAAGCGCGGGCGTCCTAAGGTGGTGCTGGCCACGAACTATGAGGAGGCGATGCAGATATACGAGAAGTACAAGGAGAATACGCTGGGTGTGATTAGTGATACACGCTTCCCCCTGCAGACGCCTATCGACCGACTGTCGCATGTGGAGGAGGGCGACCCTGAGGCTGGCTTGAAGCTGCTGCGCGAGATTCGTAAGATTGACGAATACGTACCCCTGATACTTGAGAGCAGTGAGGCCGAGAACCGTGATAAGGCATGGGCCGAGGGCTTTGACTTCCTGGATAAGAACTCGAAGAAATTCAATGTGGACCTGCGTAAGCTGATTGAGGAGCACCTAGGCTTTGGTGACTTCGTGTTCCGTGATCCTAATACGCATGAAGAGGTGGCACGCGTGTCATCGCTGAAGGAATTGCAGGATAATATCTTTAAGATTCCCCACGACTCGCTGATGCACCACATTCGCCGTAATCATATGAGTCGCTGGCTCTGTGCACGAGCCATCTTCCCTGTGAGCCAGTTCCTGAAGCAGGTAACGTGGCATAAGTTGCAGGATGTGGATGCCCACCGACAGATTATCTTCGATGCTATCGTGCAGTACCGAAGGATGAAGAACATTGGTGTGGTGGCTGTGTTCGACAGACTGAAGTTTGACCGTTATGCTCACTTCGCCCGTATCGGTGAGGGTTCGCTCGGCGGTAAGGGCCGTGGCCTGGCTTTCCTAGATAATATCATCAAGCGTCATCAAGAGCTGAACCAATATAGCAATGCTACCGTGCAGATACCGAAGACGGTGGTGCTGTGTACTGACTTCTTCGACCGTTTCATGGATGATAACAACCTGTGGTCGATAGCCTTGAGTGATGCGCCTGATGAGGTTATCTTGCAGCACTTCTTGAAAGCGCAGTTGCCTGATGATTTGATAGAGGACTTCTTTATCTTCTTCGATGCTATCAAGACACCTATTGCCGTTCGTTCTTCGTCGCTGCTTGAGGACTCGCACTACCAGCCTTTTGCCGGTATCTATTCTACGTACATGATTCCCTGGCTGGATGATAAGTACGAGATGCTGAGTATGCTGGCCTGTGCTATCAAGAGCGTATATGCCAGCGTGTATTATCGTGATTCGAAGGCTTATATGACAGCCACGCAGAACGTGATTGACCAGGAGAAGATGGCTGTGATATTGCAGGAAGTGGTAGGTAATCGTTATGGTGACCTATACTATCCTTCGTTCTCGGGTGTGTTGCGCTCGCTGAACTATTATCCTATTGGCGACGAGACAGCTGAAGAGGGTATTGCTTCGCTGGCATTGGGATTGGGAAAATATATCGTAGATGGTGGACAGACACTGCGCGTAAGTCCGTATCATCCTAATCAGGTGCTGCAGACCAGTGAGATGGAGACGGCCCTGCGCGATACGCAGACGCGTTTCTATGCATTGGATATGAGTCATGTGGGCAACGACTTCAAGGTGGACGATGGCTTTAACATCAAGAGTTTGCGCATCAAACAGGCTGATGCCGACGGGTCGCTGAACTATCTGGCTTCTACTTTTGACCCCATGGATCAGGTCATCCGTGATGGTATCTATGAGGGCGGACGAAAGATTATCTCTTTCTGTGGTGTACTGCAACAGGGTGTGTTCCCCCTGCCGGAACTGCTACAGATGTCGCAGAAGCTTGGTTCGGAGGAGATGCGCCGTCCGGTGGAGATAGAGTTTGCTTGTAACTTATCCAAGGGTGAAGGACAGGTAGTGAAGGGTGATTTCTACCTGCTTCAGATTCGTCCAATCGTGGATTCCAAGCAGGTGCTCGATGAAGACTTGCAACAGATACCTGATGAGCAGTGCTTGTTGCGCTCGAATAACTCATTGGGACATGGCATCTCTGAGGATGTGTATGATGTGGTGTATGTAAAGACTGACGATAACTTTACGGCATCCAACAATCCGATGATTGCCAGGGAGATTGAGACGATAAACCAGAAATTCCTCAATGAGGATAAGAACTATGTGCTGATAGGACCGGGCAGATGGGGCTCCAGCGACTATTGGCTGGGCATCCCTGTGAAATGGCCGCATATCTCGGCTGCACGTGTCATTGTGGAGGCAGGATTAAAGAATTATCATGTGGATCCGTCGCAGGGTACACACTTCTTCCAAAACCTGACATCCTTTGGTGTGGGCTATTTCACTATCAATACCTATACGGGCGACGGGCTGATGCAAAAAGAAATCCTCGACAGCATGCCTGCCATCGAGGAAACTGAATTTGTGCGTCATGTACGTTTCGAACGTCCGTTGAAAGTGATGATGGACGGTAAGAAACAGACGGGTGTCGTTCTATTGCCTTCAGAGTCCTAA
- a CDS encoding septal ring lytic transglycosylase RlpA family protein, whose product MSIKTYILILALTTSLTTLGQPQRGKASFYSKRATGLKAAGGDKIHHDSLTCAHRTYPFGTLLQVKNPANGRVVVVRVNDRGPFIRGRIIDLSWRAAQELDILSKGVAEVEIEPVESMRIPYAYKEAYEVPKIYEAIETEEFPWKPIDGHPLP is encoded by the coding sequence ATGAGTATCAAAACATATATATTGATATTAGCACTTACAACAAGCCTTACCACCCTGGGACAGCCTCAGAGGGGTAAGGCTTCTTTTTATTCCAAACGGGCTACGGGACTGAAAGCAGCTGGTGGTGATAAAATACATCACGACAGCTTGACATGTGCCCATCGCACCTATCCTTTCGGCACCCTGCTACAAGTAAAAAACCCAGCCAATGGCCGAGTTGTTGTTGTCCGTGTGAATGACCGCGGACCTTTTATCCGTGGACGTATCATCGACCTCTCTTGGCGTGCTGCCCAAGAGTTAGATATCCTGTCGAAAGGAGTAGCTGAGGTAGAAATAGAACCCGTAGAATCTATGCGCATACCTTATGCTTATAAGGAGGCATACGAGGTTCCCAAGATCTACGAAGCTATAGAAACAGAGGAATTCCCGTGGAAGCCTATCGACGGACACCCTTTGCCGTAG
- a CDS encoding glycine zipper domain-containing protein, giving the protein MKKGIVLILGVLLIMSSCTSNTAGGAYVGGQFGHVIGSAIGGLAGGWRGHHTGALIGTVGGMVAGSAIGSAMDKAEERKYEERMPVYRPQVETGRMHVDDVISKLEIRHAEIFESQRDGVLTRGEECTVVFEIHNISDKTIFDIYPFVEDATGNKHVNISPNLKIESIAPHQGVRYTATILADKRLKDGEIIVRLGVIQGGREVTSQTREYTVPTAKGVRR; this is encoded by the coding sequence ATGAAAAAGGGAATTGTACTGATTTTGGGAGTCCTGCTCATCATGAGCAGTTGTACTAGCAATACAGCTGGAGGTGCTTATGTAGGAGGGCAGTTCGGGCATGTGATAGGTTCTGCCATCGGCGGACTGGCTGGTGGATGGCGTGGTCATCATACGGGTGCACTCATTGGTACAGTAGGCGGTATGGTGGCTGGTTCTGCCATTGGTTCTGCCATGGATAAAGCTGAGGAACGAAAATACGAGGAGCGGATGCCCGTGTACAGACCGCAAGTAGAGACGGGGCGTATGCATGTGGATGATGTGATTTCAAAACTGGAAATCCGTCATGCCGAAATATTCGAGAGCCAGCGCGATGGTGTACTGACACGTGGCGAGGAATGCACCGTGGTGTTTGAGATTCATAATATCTCTGATAAAACGATCTTTGATATCTATCCCTTTGTAGAGGATGCCACGGGTAATAAGCATGTGAATATCTCACCCAATCTGAAGATTGAGAGTATAGCCCCTCATCAGGGGGTACGCTATACGGCAACAATCCTGGCCGACAAGCGTTTGAAGGATGGTGAGATTATTGTGCGTCTAGGCGTTATCCAAGGTGGACGAGAGGTGACATCTCAGACACGTGAGTACACGGTACCTACGGCAAAGGGTGTCCGTCGATAG
- the mtnN gene encoding 5'-methylthioadenosine/S-adenosylhomocysteine nucleosidase — MKIGIIVAMDKELRQLQEVFRGSDVLVQKCGIGKVNAALGAQRMINEFHPDYIISSGCAGGNGDGVNVQDVIVSTELCYHDVYCGKAIDETTVYGQVQGLPARYGVDSYLLRKALLLPSRLNIPVKIHPGLIVTGDWFVDTKEKMHEIIDHFPEAKAVDMESCAIAQTCYINNVPFISFRVVSDMPLHDTAASQYHNFWDTVAENSFQITKTFVESL, encoded by the coding sequence ATGAAAATAGGAATTATAGTGGCAATGGACAAGGAGCTACGCCAGCTCCAGGAGGTTTTTCGTGGCAGCGATGTACTGGTGCAGAAATGTGGCATCGGTAAGGTTAACGCTGCTCTTGGTGCCCAGCGTATGATTAATGAGTTTCACCCTGACTATATCATCTCCAGCGGATGCGCAGGTGGTAATGGCGATGGGGTCAATGTGCAGGACGTCATCGTCAGCACAGAACTCTGTTATCACGACGTCTATTGCGGCAAGGCCATCGATGAAACCACCGTTTATGGTCAGGTGCAGGGTCTTCCTGCCCGCTATGGCGTTGATTCCTATCTGCTGCGCAAGGCCCTCTTGCTGCCTTCGCGCCTTAACATCCCCGTCAAGATTCATCCAGGGCTCATCGTTACAGGCGACTGGTTTGTAGATACCAAGGAAAAGATGCACGAAATTATTGATCATTTCCCTGAGGCAAAGGCCGTTGACATGGAGTCGTGTGCCATTGCGCAGACCTGTTATATCAACAACGTGCCGTTTATCTCTTTCCGCGTGGTCAGCGATATGCCCCTACACGACACCGCCGCCTCTCAGTACCATAATTTCTGGGACACCGTAGCAGAGAACTCATTCCAAATCACAAAGACCTTCGTGGAAAGCCTGTAA
- a CDS encoding YfhO family protein yields the protein MKFIKQWLPDILAVVFFAVLAFAYFYPADVENRVLNQGDVSAGLGMGEEASQYYHRTGERTRWTNSLFSGMPTYQISPSYNSTDLLSTVENAYHLWLPDNVWYLFVYLLGFYILLRAFDFRQQLAALGSILWAFSTYFLIIIAAGHLWKVMALAYLPPMIGGIVLAFRKKYLWGLAVTALFAALEVHANHVQMTYYYLFVILLMVLAFIVDAVMKKEYAHIGKALGVCIVGGLLGVMVNASNLYHTWQYSKETMRGKSELVKANTENQTNSGLERSYITDYSYGIGETWTLLVPNTKGGTSMRALGENEAVKEEGNAHYFNVGNGQQVPYSYFFDQMPQYWEESMEEGSNGTMGPVYVGAFVLMLAVLCLLICYRNPLTWGLLAATLLSIMLAWGKNFMGLTNLFIEYMPMYAKFRAVESILVIAEFTIPLMAMLALKELVFTEKPQTSNVKPQNFNLQILIAFALTGGIALLFALAPTLFFDFYTNAEATSFGQMLPPADLNAFLESLSKARQSVFTADCWRSFFIILLGTLVLLLYRAKKLKLWMMAGLLLLICLVDLWQVNRRYLNPNDTKQFVKKMEQKHIRPITEADQRIKDDPTLYYRVLNLAGNVFNENETSYYHKSIGGYHAAKLRRYQELIERYISSQMNAARESIQTYYGDLTQVNGDSIWNVLNMLNTKYFLLAQQNIEVQNPYAYGNAWYVDKVTYVDNANQELDALGKMDLKHEAVADKQFQQVLGEAVAQDSTSTVELTAYEPNQLTYNVQSQKGGVLVFSEIYYPGWTATVDGEEVELGRVNYVLRAMPISAGRHEVVLSFFPKSVDTTETLAYVALVFIVLSVILVFVLPLLRKKKA from the coding sequence ATGAAATTCATTAAACAGTGGCTGCCTGATATACTGGCAGTGGTATTCTTTGCTGTATTGGCATTTGCCTATTTCTATCCGGCTGATGTGGAAAACCGTGTGTTGAATCAGGGTGACGTCTCGGCCGGACTGGGTATGGGCGAAGAGGCATCGCAGTATTATCATCGGACAGGCGAGCGCACACGCTGGACTAACTCGTTGTTCTCAGGTATGCCTACCTATCAGATTTCACCGTCATATAATAGTACTGATTTGCTGTCAACGGTAGAGAATGCCTATCACCTGTGGCTGCCCGATAATGTGTGGTATCTCTTTGTGTACCTGCTGGGCTTCTATATCCTGCTGCGTGCCTTCGACTTCCGTCAGCAGTTGGCAGCCCTTGGCTCTATCCTATGGGCTTTCAGCACCTATTTCCTGATTATCATTGCTGCCGGTCACCTGTGGAAGGTGATGGCACTGGCCTATCTGCCTCCGATGATTGGCGGTATTGTGCTGGCTTTCAGAAAGAAATACCTGTGGGGACTGGCGGTGACTGCGCTCTTTGCAGCCCTTGAGGTTCATGCCAACCACGTGCAGATGACCTATTATTATCTGTTCGTTATCCTGCTGATGGTGCTGGCCTTCATCGTGGATGCCGTGATGAAGAAGGAGTATGCACATATAGGAAAGGCACTTGGCGTCTGCATCGTAGGCGGACTGCTGGGCGTGATGGTGAATGCGTCGAACCTCTATCATACCTGGCAATACTCCAAGGAGACCATGCGTGGTAAGAGCGAGCTGGTGAAAGCAAATACGGAGAATCAGACCAACAGCGGACTGGAACGTTCGTATATCACGGACTATAGCTACGGCATCGGTGAGACCTGGACACTGCTGGTGCCCAATACCAAAGGCGGTACATCGATGCGTGCACTGGGAGAAAACGAAGCGGTGAAGGAAGAGGGCAACGCTCACTATTTCAATGTGGGCAATGGTCAGCAGGTGCCTTATAGCTATTTCTTCGACCAAATGCCGCAATATTGGGAAGAGAGCATGGAGGAAGGCTCTAACGGTACGATGGGCCCAGTCTATGTGGGTGCCTTTGTGCTGATGTTGGCTGTGCTTTGCTTGCTTATCTGCTACCGAAACCCGCTGACGTGGGGCTTGCTGGCAGCCACGTTGTTGAGTATCATGCTGGCTTGGGGTAAGAACTTCATGGGGCTTACCAACCTGTTTATTGAATATATGCCGATGTATGCGAAGTTCAGGGCTGTAGAGTCAATCCTCGTCATTGCTGAATTCACCATCCCACTGATGGCGATGTTGGCATTGAAGGAACTGGTCTTTACGGAAAAGCCTCAAACTTCAAATGTCAAACCTCAAAACTTCAATCTGCAAATCCTCATCGCCTTTGCCTTGACAGGTGGTATCGCCCTGCTGTTTGCATTGGCTCCCACGCTGTTCTTCGACTTCTATACAAATGCAGAGGCTACCAGCTTCGGCCAGATGTTGCCGCCTGCTGACCTCAACGCATTCCTGGAGAGTCTGAGCAAGGCCCGTCAGTCTGTCTTCACGGCCGACTGCTGGCGCTCGTTCTTCATCATCTTGCTGGGTACGCTGGTATTGCTGCTTTATCGTGCCAAGAAGTTGAAGCTGTGGATGATGGCTGGTTTGCTGTTGTTGATCTGCCTGGTTGACCTGTGGCAGGTGAACCGTCGCTACCTGAATCCCAACGACACGAAGCAATTCGTGAAGAAGATGGAACAGAAGCATATCCGTCCTATCACCGAGGCCGACCAGCGCATCAAGGATGATCCCACTCTCTATTACCGTGTGCTGAACCTGGCAGGAAATGTGTTTAATGAGAACGAGACATCTTATTATCACAAGAGCATAGGTGGTTATCATGCTGCCAAGTTGCGCCGCTATCAGGAACTGATTGAGCGTTATATCTCCAGTCAGATGAATGCTGCCAGAGAGTCTATCCAGACCTATTATGGCGACCTGACGCAGGTAAACGGCGACAGCATCTGGAACGTACTGAATATGCTTAATACCAAGTATTTCCTCTTGGCTCAGCAGAATATAGAGGTACAGAACCCCTATGCCTACGGCAATGCATGGTATGTAGATAAGGTGACGTATGTGGATAATGCCAACCAGGAGCTGGATGCTCTTGGAAAGATGGATCTGAAGCATGAGGCTGTGGCCGACAAGCAGTTCCAGCAGGTGCTGGGCGAGGCGGTGGCTCAGGATTCTACCTCAACAGTAGAACTGACGGCCTACGAACCTAACCAGCTGACCTATAACGTGCAGAGCCAAAAGGGCGGTGTGCTGGTATTCTCGGAAATATATTATCCGGGCTGGACGGCAACGGTTGATGGTGAGGAAGTGGAACTGGGACGTGTGAACTACGTGCTGCGTGCCATGCCTATCAGCGCAGGCCGTCATGAGGTGGTGCTCAGCTTCTTCCCGAAGTCGGTAGATACCACAGAGACCCTTGCGTATGTGGCATTGGTATTCATAGTCCTGTCTGTTATCCTGGTCTTTGTGCTGCCCTTGCTTCGCAAGAAAAAAGCGTAA